TTAGAATGGCAAAACCGCAACTCTTTTGGCTCGGGTGAGAGCATGAAAGTTGAATGGGGCTTGAATGGTATACGTCAGCACCTAGACGCCACTTATACTATTCCACACTTCTACTCCGAGGACCGCAGGCTTGAAATTGAAGCGCTGGTTGAGGAGGAAGATACTGCTGCATTTGAGAGTATTAAGGTTGAGCTTTCGGCAACCATTATTCGTTCTTTTTGGACCAATTTTTTGTTTATGTATGGAACCCAGTTCGCGCATTCAAAAGTATCTGAAGACGACGAGCGTGAAAATTTTAATCTTGTTTCTGCGCCGGTAGGCTTAACATGGAATAAACGCGATGACCTGCTGAACACCACAACGGGAATGACGCTTTCAACGTCCGTGGCACCGTTTCAGGACATTCACAAGGAAGATCTACGTTTTTTACGCGGTACATTAGCGGGCACATTTTTTATCAGCGCGTCGCAATTACGCACACATCCTACGTTGGCAACCCGAGTAACAATGGGTTCCATGACAGGTTCAAGCCTGGACAAAATTCCTGCAGATGAACGTTTCTATTCCGGGGGAGGAGGTTCCATACGTGGTTATGCCTATCAGTTAGCCGGGGAGTTAACCGATGGTTTGCCAAACGGTGGCAAATCGTTTGGTGAGCTTGTTGTAGAATCCCGGTTCAAACTGTCGCCAACATGGGGGCTGGTCGCCTTTGTTGATGGCGGCTACGCCTATCCGGAAGAAATGCCCAGTTTCGGTGAGGATTTTCTGTGGGGTGCCGGTTTGGGCATTCGCTACTTTACAGGGTTTGCACCTATCCGTTTTGATGTCGCAGTACCCTTGGATAAGCGCGAAAACATTGACGACGACTATCAAATATACATCAGTATTGGCCAGGCATTTTGAGTGTTGTTTCGATGAAATATAATATAGCGAACCAGGTCATAAAGGTAGGGCGAAAAATAGCGAAATCCCTATTGTATGGTTTGCTTACGCTGACGGTTGTGTGTGCGCTTTGCGTAGCCCTATTGTCTATAGACAGCGTGCGTGAACATGCGGTTAGTTACGCATTAAAAAAATACAATAACGCTCAAACCGACATTCAGATCAACCTTGAAGGTATTACCAGCACATCAATGGGGCGTTGGTATGTCGCTCGGGGCGTTATTGCCTTAGAAAATCAAGAAATAATTACCGTCGAAAAGTTTAACCTCGCGTTGGTTCTTTCCGCGCTTTGGGATAAACATATTCATATTCAGCAGTTATCGGCTGCCACTGTTCGCTATAGCTATTATCCGCTGGAAGAAAAAACACCTGAGCCTCCAATCAATAAAGAATCGGTAACGGCTATAACGCTACCAAACCTGTGGCAAATTTCGTTGGATTCGCTGGCGATAAAACGGTTGCGGCTAAATTTAGAAAATCTAGCCGCGGTACCACCTGAATTGGCGCATTTAGATTACCAAATTACTGGCATGCTCAAGGCCTTTTCGGCCGATACGCCTTTGGCGATTACGCTAGAAGCATTTGATGCTAACGACAACACACGGCTCTCGATTAAAACGCGAGAAGGCGTTACCCAAAAAACCAAAATCGAGGGGTCTTTTCGCGAAAAGAGTGAGGGCCTATTCGCTCAACTATTTACTCAGCAGCTAGGGTTTGAGCTAAATTTTGTTGCAGAGCTAGACAAGGCGAGCGATTACCCAACAGTGGATATACAAAAACTACGCATAGACATTGCCGATCAACTATTGGAGGCTAGCGCCTTTCTCGCATTTGAAGAAAATAACGGCCTTAAAATTAGCCGCGGCCAATTAATGCAGCGACCTGAAACTGAAAGAAACGAGGAAAGCGCTGCAATTAATAGCATAGAATTTTCTGGATTTATGGATAGCGACAATTTACAGGCGACAATTAACACGCAGCATTTTGACGTTACAGCCCTCCATAGTTTGGCGAATACCGTTTTAGATGATTTGCCGCCGCTACCTACCGCGAAGGCAAAAATTGAACAACTGGAATTCAGTTTTACGTCGCACCCTCAGGATATTCTCAACCAGGCACAGCTCAAACTCAAAACGCGTATTGCAGCAGAATATAATGAGACCCCATTATTGCTAATGGCAAGCCTTGACGGAGGACTGGAAAAACTACAGCTAGATGATGTTCGATTAGTGTCGAATGATTCTAGGGTAAAAGTGTCGGGCCAGCTAGATTTTACCGGTGAAGAAAACAACGTTGCTTATGCGTTAAAAAACTTCGATCTATCATTGTTAAAACAGCTTAGTGCTCAATACCCTCCTGGGCTAACCGGTGTTCTGAATGGCAAAGGAAGCATTAAGGGCCTTCTAGAAAAACCCAATATGGAGGTTGAGGCAAAATCTACCTTTCATTACCCTTTAGGCGTTAAAGATGGCGTGCCTTTTCAGCAATCGTTCAAAGCCGAACTAAAGGCAAAATACTTAACCGAAATTATTCTTATAGAATCGGCGTCGTTGGTCAATATAACGTCAAATAATTCCGCCGTGGACATTTCTGGACAGCTAGACCTTACGGGCGACAAAAATGATATACGTTATGCCATAAAAGATTTCGATCTATCCATATTGAAGCAGGCAGGCCTTCAGTATCCCCCAGGCTTCGCCGGTATTCTGAATGGCAAAGGTAGCTTAAAAGGGCTTTTACAAAACCCGAATGCAGAAGTTGAGGCAGAATCTACCTTTCACTACCCGGTTACATTCACTGATGGTGTATCGGTAGAGGAATCGTTTAAGGCCGAATTAAAAGCGAGCTACCTCAACCAAGCTTTGCATATCGAAGCTGCATCGCTGTTGAATATTAAACAACCCGAATCCGTCGTATTGTTTTTACTAAAAGGCGATGTAGACGTCCACAAAAAGTCCCCGGTTGTTAGTTTACAAATCGAAGCCGAAAAACTACCTATGGCGTTATTAGAACCCTATGGTTGGAGCGATACTGAAGGAGCACTGTCCATCAATGTTAATATTGATAATACAGTAGACGAAAATTTTGCGGAGAACTGGGAAAAAAACTTACTTATGGAAGGTAAGCTGCGCTATGAAACACGTATAAAAGCGGATCAGCCCAAGAATGAAACGGCGATAGTATTTGATGTGAATGTGGCCGAAGTCGCAGGCGATAGCGACAATCGATGGTGGCAGCTCAAAGCTGATTTAGGTTTAAAGAAGGGTAAGGAACATAAATCGAATGAGCTTGTGCTGAGCGTTAAAAAGGGCGGGCTGACTCAATTTCTAAAAGATGGCGAGTCCCTGCCGGTAACGCGCCTAGAGGGCCATGTTGATATGGCGGTTGCGAATTTTATTCTGCCGGACTCACAAAAAGTAACGGGAACACTGGTAACGGATGTGGACGTAAGTGGTGACCTTGACCGACCCAACATTAAGGGAGTGGTGGAGATAAGAGACGTTAATTATCGTCATTCCGAATTGGGTACTAGCCTCAATAATGCTTCGGCTTTGCTGTCTTTTGAGGGCACCAAGGTATACCTCAAAAATCTTCAAGCTAAGGATGACGGAGATGGACGAATTGCCATGAATGGACTATTCGATTGGCAAAAAGATGATAACGCAAAGGCTATAGAGCTAAGCCTAGATGCCGATAAGTTTTCGTTATTCGAGCATGACCACGTAGAAGGCAAAATAAGCGCTAATGTGCAGGCTACAGGTAATGTGGAGCGAATACTGGTCAAGGGTGACATTATTGTCTCGCCACTCTCTATATCCATTGCGGCCAATCCGGGCCCTTCCATCCCTGAAATAGAGTACGAATTCGAGCAAATAGAGGAACAGCAGCGCAATAGTCGATTACCGTTTCCAGTTATAGAACTGGACATTAATATCGGTGTCAATCAGCAAGCGTATATTCGTGGCCGCGGCTTGGAAGCGGAGCTTGAAGGCAAGATGAACCTAAAGGGGCCTACTAATAAACTGGAATATCAGGGGGCGTTCAATACAATCCGTGGTGGTTTTGAATTGGTGGGCAAGCAATTTAGCCTTGAGAAAGGTGAGGTCGGTTTCAGTAACAACG
The Teredinibacter franksiae DNA segment above includes these coding regions:
- a CDS encoding translocation/assembly module TamB domain-containing protein; translated protein: MKYNIANQVIKVGRKIAKSLLYGLLTLTVVCALCVALLSIDSVREHAVSYALKKYNNAQTDIQINLEGITSTSMGRWYVARGVIALENQEIITVEKFNLALVLSALWDKHIHIQQLSAATVRYSYYPLEEKTPEPPINKESVTAITLPNLWQISLDSLAIKRLRLNLENLAAVPPELAHLDYQITGMLKAFSADTPLAITLEAFDANDNTRLSIKTREGVTQKTKIEGSFREKSEGLFAQLFTQQLGFELNFVAELDKASDYPTVDIQKLRIDIADQLLEASAFLAFEENNGLKISRGQLMQRPETERNEESAAINSIEFSGFMDSDNLQATINTQHFDVTALHSLANTVLDDLPPLPTAKAKIEQLEFSFTSHPQDILNQAQLKLKTRIAAEYNETPLLLMASLDGGLEKLQLDDVRLVSNDSRVKVSGQLDFTGEENNVAYALKNFDLSLLKQLSAQYPPGLTGVLNGKGSIKGLLEKPNMEVEAKSTFHYPLGVKDGVPFQQSFKAELKAKYLTEIILIESASLVNITSNNSAVDISGQLDLTGDKNDIRYAIKDFDLSILKQAGLQYPPGFAGILNGKGSLKGLLQNPNAEVEAESTFHYPVTFTDGVSVEESFKAELKASYLNQALHIEAASLLNIKQPESVVLFLLKGDVDVHKKSPVVSLQIEAEKLPMALLEPYGWSDTEGALSINVNIDNTVDENFAENWEKNLLMEGKLRYETRIKADQPKNETAIVFDVNVAEVAGDSDNRWWQLKADLGLKKGKEHKSNELVLSVKKGGLTQFLKDGESLPVTRLEGHVDMAVANFILPDSQKVTGTLVTDVDVSGDLDRPNIKGVVEIRDVNYRHSELGTSLNNASALLSFEGTKVYLKNLQAKDDGDGRIAMNGLFDWQKDDNAKAIELSLDADKFSLFEHDHVEGKISANVQATGNVERILVKGDIIVSPLSISIAANPGPSIPEIEYEFEQIEEQQRNSRLPFPVIELDINIGVNQQAYIRGRGLEAELEGKMNLKGPTNKLEYQGAFNTIRGGFELVGKQFSLEKGEVGFSNNAVIILVVGVYEDDEMEVRAEVSGTGEDFNFKLTSIPSMPEDELIAKLIFGSSVQDISALQALQLASTVQRLKGGQVWDPVGEARNILHVDTLSIDTETTDEGTELKFGAGKYITDRVYLEIERSAEPAHPWQGNLLIELTPAINLETTTGGASGGWTKLVWKHDY